In one Tripterygium wilfordii isolate XIE 37 chromosome 22, ASM1340144v1, whole genome shotgun sequence genomic region, the following are encoded:
- the LOC119991664 gene encoding mitochondrial import receptor subunit TOM20-like isoform X1, giving the protein MEFSQSDFDRLLLFEHTRKSAEAAYAKDPLDADNLAKWGAALIELSQFQTVPEAKNMLNDAMSKLEEALSIDPAKPDVLWYLGNAHTSFAFMLSDPGEAKGYFDKAADFFQKAVDEDSTNELYRKSLEVAAKAPELHKEIHKHGFSQQQSGDGGSSASANAKSSKKKNKSNDLKYDIFGWIILAVGIVAWVGMAKSHIPPPPPR; this is encoded by the exons ATGGAGTTTTCGCAGAGCGACTTCGATCGGTTGCTTCTGTTCGAGCACACTCGAAAGTCCGCTGAGGCTGCCTACGCCAAGGACCCGTTGGATGCCGAT AATCTCGCTAAATGGGGTGCAGCATTGATTGAATTGTCTCAATTCCAAACTGTTCCAGAAGCAAAGAATATGTTAAATG ATGCAATGTCAAAGTTAGAGGAGGCTTTGTCTATAGACCCTGCAAAGCCTGATGTTCTGTGGTACCTGGGGAATGCACACACTTCGTTTGCATTTATGCTCTCTGACCCTGGTGAAGCTAAGGGTTATTTTGATAAGGCTGCTGATTTTTTCCAAAAAGCAGTAGATGAG GATTCGACTAATGAACTCTACCGCAAGTCTTTAGAAGTTGCTGCCAAG GCACCAGAGTTGCACAAGGAGATCCATAAGCATGGATTTAGTCAGCAGCAGAGTGGGGATGGGGGATCGTCTGCTTCTGCTAATGCAAAG AGTtctaagaagaagaataagagcaATGATCTCAAGTACGACATTTTTGGATGGATAATCCTAGCAGTTGGAATTGTTGCATGGGTGGGAATGGCAAAATCCCATATCCCTCCCCCTCCTCCAAGATAA
- the LOC119991664 gene encoding mitochondrial import receptor subunit TOM20-like isoform X2, whose translation MEFSQSDFDRLLLFEHTRKSAEAAYAKDPLDADNLAKWGAALIELSQFQTVPEAKNMLNDAMSKLEEALSIDPAKPDVLWYLGNAHTSFAFMLSDPGEAKGYFDKAADFFQKAVDEDSTNELYRKSLEVAAKAPELHKEIHKHGFSQQQSGDGGSSASANAKKVLSNYFLLRIANAKPTWTPV comes from the exons ATGGAGTTTTCGCAGAGCGACTTCGATCGGTTGCTTCTGTTCGAGCACACTCGAAAGTCCGCTGAGGCTGCCTACGCCAAGGACCCGTTGGATGCCGAT AATCTCGCTAAATGGGGTGCAGCATTGATTGAATTGTCTCAATTCCAAACTGTTCCAGAAGCAAAGAATATGTTAAATG ATGCAATGTCAAAGTTAGAGGAGGCTTTGTCTATAGACCCTGCAAAGCCTGATGTTCTGTGGTACCTGGGGAATGCACACACTTCGTTTGCATTTATGCTCTCTGACCCTGGTGAAGCTAAGGGTTATTTTGATAAGGCTGCTGATTTTTTCCAAAAAGCAGTAGATGAG GATTCGACTAATGAACTCTACCGCAAGTCTTTAGAAGTTGCTGCCAAG GCACCAGAGTTGCACAAGGAGATCCATAAGCATGGATTTAGTCAGCAGCAGAGTGGGGATGGGGGATCGTCTGCTTCTGCTAATGCAAAG aAAGTTTTGAGCAATTACTTTTTATTGAGGATTGCCAATGCCAAGCCCACTTGGACACCTGTATAG
- the LOC119991666 gene encoding uncharacterized protein LOC119991666 has product MTVPDDTASEYFLRELFNVRFELVHLESLTVEILGILGISPIPHREICRNCKGEEVKDASDRPETDKCHTRPAAGKLAPPGPITVCFEIKRNCLQSIQILIPTHPGVMASSCSFSVPEIFSGCIDGNCNEHGSMSQVKIIRARD; this is encoded by the exons ATGACCGTGCCGGACGACACCGCCAGCGAGTATTTTTTGAGAGAACTTTTCAATGTGAGATTTGAATTGGTTCACTTGGAAAGTTTAACAGTCGAGATTTTAGGAATTCTCGGAATTTCTCCGATTCCTCACCGAGAAATTTGCAGAAACTGTAAAGGAGAAGAAGTGAAAGATG CATCGGATCGGCCGGAGACTGATAAGTGCCATACTCGGCCAGCCGCTGGAAAACTGGCACCTCCAG GCCCTATCACTGTATGTTTTGAGATTAAAAGGAATTGCTTGCAATCAATACAGATATTAATTCCAACTCATCCAG GTGTGATGGCATCGAGCTGCTCCTTCAGTGTTCCAGAAATCTTTTCTGGCTGTATAGATGGTAATTGTAACGAGCATGGAAGTATGAGCCAGGTAAAAATCATTAGGGCAAG AGATTGA
- the LOC119991663 gene encoding 65-kDa microtubule-associated protein 8: MGSTNTPIGMRSSTLIETSCGYLLQELQMIWDEVGEDKFEREKVLLDLEQECLEVYRRKVDNANISRARLHQELAESEAEFTHLLLSLGERVLPGRPEKISGTLKEQLDAITPALREMRLRKEERVNQFRAVQGQIQRISAEIAGQSVYDDSSTNVIINENDLSLKKLEECQTELQTLHNEKSDRLQRVEAYIGTIQNLSATLGMESSMIITKVHPSLNELCGISKNISDSILEKLNSTVVSLEEEKQKRLEKLHHLGTALTNLWNLMDTPYEDRRLFSHVTGLLSVSSVEVADPGSLTLNIIQQAEAEVKRLDQLKASKMKELFLKKQNELEEICNNSHMGIPSRLEMENIMKLINSGEIDHADLLMSMDEQISKVREEASSRKGIMEKVEKWLLARDEEHWLEEYSMDQNRYSVSRGAHKNLRRAERARIMVKKIQALVDSLMEKTKSWEEERNKVFLYDEVPLLAMLEEYNMLRQEKEEEKQKQRENKKVQTQVILEHEKVIGFRPGTSSRRILNMSLNGGCSTATPLNRRLSLGIQQMESNSINSATQGISYVKEGRKIHNQKMFARSNFASHLRDETASVVSTFSGPLSPEF; this comes from the exons ATGGGTTCAACTAATACACCTATTGGAATGCGAAGCTCTACGTTAATAGAAACATCATGTGGCTATTTACTTCAAGAATTGCAG ATGATATGGGATGAAGTTGGTGAGGATAAGTTTGAAAGAGAGAAGGTTCTGCTGGATCTAGAACAAGAGTGTTTAGAGGTCTATAGGAGAAAAGTGGACAATGCAAATATATCAAGGGCTCGTCTGCATCAGGAGTTGGCAGAATCTGAAGCTGAATTTACCCACCTTCTTTTGTCGCTCGGAGAACGAGTGCTTCCTGGAAGG CCAGAAAAGATTTCTGGAACACTGAAGGAGCAGCTCGATGCCATCACACCTGCATTGAGGGAGATGCGGttaagaaaagaagagagggtCAACCAGTTCAGAGCTGTGCAAGGGCAGATTCAGAGAATATCAGCAGAAATAGCAGGTCAGTCAGTATATGATGATTCATCAACAAATGTGATCATAAACGAGAATGATCTTTCACTGAAGAAACTTGAAGAATGTCAGACTGAGCTACAAACACTCCATAATGAGAAG AGCGACAGGCTCCAGAGAGTAGAAGCATATATAGGCACAATCCAGAATTTATCTGCAACATTGGGTATGGAGTCTTCCATGATTATAACAAAGGTTCATCCAAGCTTGAATGAACTTTGTGGAATATCAAAAAACATAAGTGACAGCATTTTGGAAAAACTCAACAGCACTGTGGTATCCCTcgaggaagaaaaacaaaagcgACTTGAGAAG CTTCACCATCTTGGAACAGCACTGACAAACTTGTGGAATCTTATGGACACACCCTATGAAGATCGTCGACTGTTCTCACATGTTACTGGCTTATTATCAGTCTCCTCAGTGGAAGTAGCAGATCCCGGAAGCCTTACGTTAAATATAATTCAGCAG GCCGAGGCTGAAGTCAAGAGACTGGATCAGTTAAAAGCAAGCAAAATGAAAGAACTTTTTCTCAAGAAACAGAATGAACTGGAGGAGATATGCAACAACTCACATATGGGGATCCCTTCAAGATTAGAAATGGAAAATATCATGAAGCTTATAAACTCTG GGGAGATTGATCACGCTGATCTCCTCATGAGCATGGATGAACAGATTTCAAAAGTAAGAGAAGAAGCCTCTAGCAGGAAGGGAATAATGGAGAAGGTGGAAAAATGGCTGTTAGCACGTGATGAAGAGCACTGGTTAGAAGAATATAGCATG GATCAGAATCGATATTCAGTTAGCAGAGGTGCTCATAAAAACCTGAGACGTGCAGAACGCGCCCGAATAATGGTCAAAAAAATCCAAG CTTTGGTGGACTCACTTATGGAAAAGACTAAAAGctgggaagaagaaagaaacaaagtttTCTTGTATGATGAG GTACCTCTCCTGGCAATGTTGGAAGAATACAACATGCTAAGgcaagaaaaggaggaggagaagcaaAAGCAAAGG GAAAATAAGAAGGTGCAAACCCAAGTCATACTCGAGCATGAAAAGGTGATAGGGTTCAGGCCAGGCACCAGTAGTCGCCGTATTCTAAACATGAGTTTAAATGGAGGTTGTAGTACTGCTACCCCTCTAAACAGAAGGCTTTCTCTAGGTATTCAACAGATGGAATCCAACAGTATCAATTCTGCAACTCAAGGCATTTCCTATGTaaaagaaggaaggaaaattcataaccaaaagatgtttGCTCGATCCAACTTCGCTTCTCATCTTAGAGATGAAACAGCTTCAGTGGTGTCAACATTTTCTGGCCCTTTGTCTCCTGAATTTTGA